In a single window of the Acidobacteriota bacterium genome:
- a CDS encoding lysophospholipid acyltransferase family protein, with product MTTESETPYTFGSLERFAFGQRIVIRVLGVVFYLLVRLIGATIRFETRGIERFDEVAAAGKIPIYCFWHDRIVSGTYYFRGRGIIVLSSSSFDSEYTARCIQRFGFGIIKGSSTRGGVQALVNMIRMMKQGYAMAFTSDGPKGPRYVAKAGPVLLAKKTGNPLIPFVFECMRFRTIKSWDRLQIPLPFTRAAVIVGEPIYVDAKANDAEIEAKQIEFQASLDNLVAAGERWRLNGGQFSD from the coding sequence GGCAACGTATCGTGATCCGCGTTCTTGGTGTCGTCTTCTATCTATTGGTACGTCTGATCGGAGCGACCATCAGGTTTGAAACCAGAGGCATCGAACGTTTTGATGAGGTCGCGGCCGCAGGAAAGATACCGATCTACTGTTTTTGGCACGACCGCATCGTTTCGGGGACCTACTATTTTCGAGGTCGCGGCATCATCGTTCTGTCGTCGTCGAGTTTCGACAGCGAATATACGGCACGCTGCATACAGCGTTTCGGCTTTGGAATTATCAAAGGCTCGTCAACACGCGGCGGCGTCCAGGCTCTGGTCAATATGATCAGAATGATGAAGCAAGGCTACGCGATGGCGTTTACTTCCGACGGTCCGAAAGGGCCGCGTTATGTCGCGAAAGCCGGACCCGTCCTTCTTGCAAAAAAGACGGGCAATCCGCTCATACCATTCGTATTTGAATGCATGCGGTTTCGCACGATAAAAAGCTGGGACCGTCTGCAGATACCGTTGCCTTTTACTCGGGCAGCGGTCATCGTCGGTGAACCGATATACGTTGACGCAAAAGCTAATGATGCCGAGATCGAGGCGAAACAGATAGAATTTCAAGCATCGCTGGACAACCTTGTAGCCGCCGGCGAACGCTGGCGGCTGAACGGCGGTCAGTTTTCCGATTGA